A window of Camelus ferus isolate YT-003-E chromosome 1, BCGSAC_Cfer_1.0, whole genome shotgun sequence genomic DNA:
GGCAGTACTCCTCGTGTACTGTCATACGTTACTGGGGAGGCATGCGTGCTGTCCCCAGGATCTGTTCGGGCAGCTCCAAGTCTGATCTTTCCTAGACCCTGTGCCATGAGACCTTTACCATAGCTGATTTGAATCCCTCTACATTTCTAAATTCACTGACATTTTGTACATGACAGCATTTTGCTGAGTTCTCGGTCCTTCTAGTGAATTACTGAATCTGAGGATGGTTTGGGGACCTCCTGAGCTTGTAAAGACCAAACTATGGTTTAGCATCTAGAAACCAGTGTGTATAACGCACTATAAGGGTAGGATAAAAACAAACCCAGCTGATGAGACACAGAAGAACTTCCAGGGAGCTAATGAACTGATGGTTGTCTAGGCTCCACAAACCTGAATCAGGTCACTCTGAGAGCGGGTCGGAGGAGAGAAGGTCTGGGATGAAATCCTATGGGAACTCCAGCTGTGATGGACACAGAACAAGCACAGGGCCTGTAAGTTGAGACTTCTGAGCTaaaactggaaagagaagaaagagccaGTTGTGCAAGAAGCAGGTGGACGGAGAGCATCAATCACCTGGACCATGTGTAAGGGGACCTGAGGCCTCTGGGTGGGCACCTGGCCAGGTGGAGACACAGCACAGAGGCCAGTGTAGCTGAGCGCCAGAGGTAGGGGGGCCTATAGATGAAACCtgaggtgggcagggcccagACTTTTCCAGACACACGGCAGCTCGGGTTCCAATCAGACTCACCTTGGGGCTTTATCAGAGGCAGAAACTCCATGCACACATTTCGAGTACCAAAGAGTTTGTTTTCATGGTCACTTCTGCTTGAATATGAAAAGGTGTGGGATTGTCAACTTTTAGGGCCGAAGGAAAACAGAGTTAATAAGTACGAGCCATAGGGTAAAAATGCATAGAATGATACGATTTTATTCCTTGTCAGATCTGTTGAAATCTAATTATTGTCTGAGGTTGATTGTCACTGTTGCTCCCATGTGACTTTCCATGTTTGCTGGTGCTATAGTTCTGTGAGGTGGCACCATCAAGGGAGGCTGGGTGAAGGGAACACAAATGGGATCTCTATGCAGCTTTCTTTGcaactgtttgtttatttcaaaataagttaaaaattctCCAAACTGCATCAAAGCCCAATTAAGTGACACTACCAAAACATGGAGGCAATCCTTAAAAATCTGATCAAAGGTattgcaaaggccctgtggctggaAAGGCTTGCAAATCTCGAAagactctgctttcccagtgagAGAGGTCACTGTAGCTTCCAGCCCGTCCTCCTTCCCTTGGGAGCGGGTTCTAGGTCCCACGGGAGCTATGGGGCCCACAGCCAAGGTTCAGGCaacagccccgccccgcccacgcTGGACGCCCTCCCGGGAGCTGTGCCCTCTGAGCCCACATCCAGGTGCTCTTAAAGGCGACGCCCGCGTTGTTGACCAGCACGTCGAGCCCCCTGTACTCCTGGCGCAGGAAGTCGGGCAGGGCGCAGATGCTCTGCAGGTCGTCGATGTCCAACTGGTGGACCGTGGGCTCAGGCCCTCGGCCTGAAGATGCTGCGCGGCCCCCTGGCCCCGCACTACTTCCTGGGCCGTGAGCACCACGTCCCCCAGAAACTGCTGGCACAGGTTGTGCGCAGGGGCGAAGCCAATACCCTTCTTGGCCCCGGTAACTGGCACCACGGGGGTGCTGGATGACACGGTTGCTTTCAGGACGTGCAGGGCTGTTGTTGGGCAAGCAGAGGCTGGtttggggctgggcaggggtttGGCGGTTGGTGTGTAAGgcaaggggcaggggctgggtaAAACTTAGCAAAGCCAGGAAGAGCTGATTTGTAAGATCTAGTGCTATGGCTCGTAGAGAAATAAACTCTGCCTCCTGCCCTTTCTCCAAGGAGGGGCCACGTCTTCCAGGAGGTTTCTAAAGACCAAATTCTTtgtctgcccccttccctggtgCTCCATCTTGAGCCAAACCAGGACAGGGTTATATTCTGATCCCACCCCTGAGATGCGCAGTGGTTTGCAGGGTGAAGAGGTGTGCTCCCCCCAGGCAAAACTGATTGGCTAAGGGTCAGTAGGGGGCTAGGGATTTCTGGCTGTGGATCAAAACTATTAGGGAGatttccaaaaggagaaaaaggaatgcaGAGTAATTGTGTTTTGTTGGATGCATCAATCACTGCAGAATGGGAATGgttgctttttttcctaaaatgcaaaaaaagtacTTAGGGTGATTGCTTCTGAGCATGTAGTTCCCCCACATCTGTTAAGAGTAATTCCAGACAGGGAACTGGGGGAAATGGTCCCGTGATTAGACTGTCTTGGTGGGCAGCGTGCCTGACACTGGAATTCCCTGTGTGTCCCCACGGTGGGATGTTGTTTATGAAGCCAAGCCAgtagctggatttttttttaatagttacatCATCCTCAGGATTGCTAAAGGTGCCTAcactttggttttgtttcatgTGAAGTTAGTAAGTGGTACATCTAATCATGTGTTACTTTTAGGGAATTTTCCATGGTGTGcttctgggagggcagggaactTGGTGGACAATCCCTGGGGCCTTGGGGAAGCCAGGCTGAGCGATGGGCAGTACGAAGCTTCTGGTCACTGCTGTGGGTGGTGTTGGACCCAGGGGACTCATGACAGAGGACAGTCGGCACTTTCACTGTGTTTTCAACATTGTCACCCAAATCGTGCAAGTAAgcttcacagcaaccctatgacTATCATCCCCACGTTACAGCTGAGGGGATACAGCAGATGCTGGGTTTTGCTCAAAGCCATCCA
This region includes:
- the LOC106729987 gene encoding LOW QUALITY PROTEIN: carbonyl reductase [NADPH] 3-like (The sequence of the model RefSeq protein was modified relative to this genomic sequence to represent the inferred CDS: inserted 1 base in 1 codon) produces the protein MNKWFVAKDLLPSPCPLPYTPTAKPLPSPKPASACPTTALHVLKATVSSSTPVVPVTGAKKGIGFAPAHNLCQQFLGDVVLTAQEVVRGQGAAQHLQAEGLSPRXHQLDIDDLQSICALPDFLRQEYRGLDVLVNNAGVAFKSTWMWAQRAQLPGGRPAWAGRGCCLNLGCGPHSSRGT